CAACCCGTTTATGATTGGTTTTGATAGAATGGTTTATAAAACTTACGATTGTCGAGAGCAAAGATGCGTTCTGTATAGTCTCCCGGCTTCGTTCTTTCAAGCGCACGATCCATCATGTTCATTTTCGCATCAATGTTGTCTAGATAATGAAGAATTTCTGCTTCTTTAAGCATCGGCGGCTTAGGACTTCCCCATTCCCCTTTGCCGTGGTGAGACAAAACGAGGTGCTGGAGCATGGTCATTTCTTCTGTATGAATGTCTAGCTCTTTGGCGGCATCTGCAATTTCAGTCACCATTAATGAGATGTGTCCAATGAGGTTTCCTTCAACAGTATATTGTGTACTTATTGGCCCTGAAAGCTCTGTCGTTTTCCCTAGATCGTGCAAAATCACACCAGCATACAACAGATCAGCATCAAGGCTCGGATAGATCGAGCACATGGATTTTGCGAGCTTCAGCATATAAACGACATGATAAGCAAGACCTGAAACAAATTCATGGTGATTTTTCGTGGCGGCAGGGTATTCGAGAAATGCTACCTGATGTTTTTTAACAAGATGCCTTGTTACTCGCTGCAAATTGGAATTTTTCATCTCAAATATACATGAGTTAATTTCATCCATGAGCTCTTCTTTAGGCTGTGGTGCTGTTTCCAGAAAATCAGCAATACTCACAGAATCTGTATCCGTGGAAGGTCTGATTTTTTTAATCTTTAGCTGTTGCCTTCCCCGGTAACTTTGGACATCTCCAAGCACCTTGACGATGTTCTCAGCCTTGTAAGTGGTCTCATCCTCAGGACCTGCATCCCATAGCTTTGCTTCAATTTCGCCACTTTGATCCTGAAGCATTAAAGTCAAAAACGGTTTCCCATTACTCGCTGTTCCACGTGTTGACGATTTAATAAGAAGGAAATCAGAGAATTGCTCCCCAACTTCACAAAATGTAACTCCTTTTTTCATATGTTGTTCCCCCCAACGTTACCCATTTACATCATCATTGTGTTCATGTCGCTTTGGCACAAAATCAAAAATCTCTCCACTCTCCATTGTATCAATGAGGCGAAGCAACCATTCGTAATATTCATACGCATAATCCAATCGAACGATATCTTTTGAAATATGCTCTTGCAGTCCTTTATCCTCCGTCTGCACACCCAATTCCTGAAGGCTATGTCGTGCTTCACGAAGTTCTTCAAGGTTTTTTTGCACACTCTTCTTCCATTTAATTGAAAAAAGAGCTGTGAACGACTTGTACCAATCTTCCTCAGAAGCATACAAATCTTTTCGGACGCCTCGCTTGAACACAGGCTCTACCATTTTTAGATCCATAAGCTGCCTGACCCCAGTGCTCATGCTCGTCTTGCTCATTCCAAGCGCATCTCTCATATCATCTAGCGTCATCGAATCATCTGAAAAATACAATGCGCCGTATAACCGACCGACCGATGGCGTAATTCCATACAAGTTCATGTTTTTTGCGACAATATGAATAAATTGTTCCTTCGTATGCTCGTATTTCCGCCATTCTTCATCAGCTGGTGGCATACCCTTCATCCTCTCTGGCGAGTCACATTGGTACTTCATGTCGCATTATGTATACCCTAATTCTATGGAGGTCACACTTCCTAGTTTGTTCGTTTACAACGCAACTTAACCTCCGTTTTTAATCCCATCAAGTCTAGCGTTATTTTAACATGGAATTAGCATGGATTCTATGTTGGGGTAAACCGTAATATTTGCTTTCGTTGTTATGAAAAGCCCTTCGTGTATTCATTATATGAAAAAGGAAGGCCGACCGCAAAAGTCATTTTCATAACTTTTGGGACGCCCTCCTGAATACAAGTTTTCAGCTTACAGCCAAGCTGCTCCTACGATGATCAATAGAATAAACAACACAACGATTAACGCGAAACCTTTGCCATAGCCGCCGCCGCAACCACAATTAGAACCTTGTTGATAACCGCCACAGCCGTATCCTCCATAGTATCCCATAATTGGAATCCTCCTTATCGTTTTCGAAGATGGCTTCATGAAGCCCTTCAATCATTTTTATCCCTACTGGCTATCGGTTAACAATAACCACTAGCACCTGCTCCAACAACGATCAATAGAATAAACAAGACAACAACGAATGTAAAAGCACTACCACGTCCATAACCCGTTGCACTCATGTAAGCCACCTCCTTCTTTCACTACAGACTATGCGTAAGGTGGGTAGATTGCTATAGACGAATACCTAGTTTTTTCGAACTTAGGGAAATACCTAGTGCCCCATCAGGTAACGTAGATCTTATTTTATTCAGGATGAGTTATCGTGCTTGTTTTCGCACAAGTTAACAGCTGGAAATCATTTTCTCTGGGCAAACGGCTATACGTTCGCTTTCACCCTAAAGGGCACAAGTGCAACATCGACTCGAAAAGACCTCGTCATGACTTCTTAGTCGTGGAGTCTCGCTAGTCGTCGCTTTTGGTTATGATAAAGGGCGAATCAAAAAAGGCCGACCTTTTATGGTTTCATTTTGGGTCATCACCACAACTTGGGGTTGACATAAATACGAGCGGTCATACGCTCGCTTTCCGCGGGCGAACTGCGAGCCTCCTCGGCGCTTATCAGCGCACTGTGGGGTCTCGCTTAGCTCGCTTTTCCCGCAGGAGTCTCGCTAGTGACCGCTGGTTTATAGAATTTTACTTTTTGCACCTTCTGAATCGGTTGTACCTCAACAGATTTGCTTTGTGACGACACTCAACTGCAAGGAAAGGCAGACTTAAACGACCACCTGCTAAAGCAGGTGGATTTGGTCATGAAATGTCGACGACTAAAGTCGTTGCTAAGACTGAAGTCATCTTGAAGCACCACATGCTTAAGCAAGCTGAATCTGACTAAACTCATTCTTCAATTTTAATAATATCTTCTTTCTCATCGTTAAGCTGGTTCGCAATATAGTTCCGAATGGTTTCTTCGTCTACCGTGCCTACTGTCGCACAAAAATAACCTCTTGCCCATAAGTGCTGTCCCCAATATTTCTTTTTGAGGTCAGGAAATTGATCCTGAAGCAGCCTTGATGACCTCCCTTTTAGATAGTGCATGATTTTACTTGGAGCAATACTCGGCGGACACGATAGCAACAAATGAATGTGATCTTTCCCGACACTCCCTTGCAGAATGAATATCCCTCTCGCTTCGCAACCTTGCCGAATTAACTCACGTACCTTTACGGCAATGGGGCCTTTCAATACTTTATATCTGTATTTTGTTACCCAAATGACATGATATTTAATGTCATACACTGGGTGACTACTCTTTTTATAACCGGCCATACTTTTCACCTCGTACCTTCAGTATGGACAGCAGAGGTTAAGGATAAAAGCGTATACCTTCTAAAGACGGTGGAGTTAGACCACGTGTTTGGAAATTAAAGGTTAAACGCAGACATTAATTGTTGCGAAATGTACGAATGTTGTCCAAGTCAACCCCGACTTTTGGGTAAGAGCCTTCATTTTCAACTGTTACCAAACGAATTTCGTGTAAAAGGCACCAAGTCCTCTACCTTGAAACAATGCACTAACTTGCCTTATTTGGTTGCAACACGGCTTTTTACCCTCTATTGGAGACCGAGCCACATGAAAACAATGTACGCAGAAACAAACATCAGCGTAGTCAACAGACGTAGACTCTAGTGGGATCAGCTCGAGCTGAAGATCCCCCTCGAAAAAGCCATGCTTTTTCGAGGAAGCTGAAGCCGTGCCCCACTGAAAGCGAAGTATGTTGACGCAGCGGTCGACATTCCCGTACACCTCATCGTGTTTGCTTTGCCGCAGGAGTCTTGCTAGTTACCGCTTTTGGTTATTGTAAAGAACGAATGAAATGACCTTGTTGGTTCAATTTCGACCATAACCAACGAAGGTAGTGGAAAGGGCACTAGCCAGATGAATAGGACACCAAAATACAGGGTAAAGCCTTACAGGTTATCCATTCAAGGAAGGAGGAGGATGGGCCAATGAGTTTTCAAATAAAACGTATATACGAAGCTCCGGAGCAATCAGATGGAACCAGAGTGCTCGTTGACCGTGTTTGGCCAAGGGGTATGTCTAAAGAAGATGCAAGGCTAGATGATTGGGTGAAAGACATTACCCCTAGTACAGAATTGAGGAAATGGTTTCAACACGATCCAGATAAATTTAAAGAATTCTCAAAGCGTTATAAACTTGAACTGACAAGCAAGGTGGCCACTGAAGCGATCCGACAGCTACGAAACCAGGCGAGTAAGCAGACGGTCACTCTCCTTTACGCGGCCAAAGATGAAACGTATAATCACGCACACGTCTTGCTGGAGGTACTAGAACGTCCCCCCTCCTAACCATTACTGCTCCACGTGCATACAAAAAAACCACCAAGGATGAATGAATCATTCCTAGTGGTTTTTAAAAATAAGGATATCTCATTAAACGTGCGGGTCAAAAGGACGCCTCAACAGATCTGATCGATGAATTGGCTACTGTTTATCAAACAATCCCCTGTTGATCAAGTTCGCCGTAATTGGCGGCTTCCCAATCTCACGTGCCCATACAGAGAGTTGCCCAACATGGTGAATCTCGTGGGCAATGACATGCCTCATTACCTCACCATGCCTAAAACTGATCGTTTCCCCATTAGCATTTGTCTCGGATAACGTTTGAGCTTCCATATCGTCTGTCCACGCTTTGACAAAGGGTCTGACCACTTCCATATGATATTCATGTGAGAGCTGCTTCACTTTCTGTAAGGTCGCATAGTGTTCAAATGGTGGTTCTTCAGGCTCTTCCTTGCCCTGGAGCCCTACTAGCCAGCTGTATTCAACATCGACAATGTGAAACAGAGTGTAGAGTAAACTTCCTGGTCCACCTACTCGCTGCTTCAACAATTCTTCTTCGGATATGCCTTCGCACCATGAGAACCAGTCTTCGCGAACTTGCCAATTGTATTGAAACAATGTGAGCATCACATCGACCTCCATATTGGATGAATGTTTAGTGCTACATGCTCGTCCCTATCTTCGCCTACTGAAAAACGACCGTTTTATTTCCGTGAACAATAACGCGATCCTCGACATGCCATGTGACTGCACGTGCCAATACATTACGTTCAATTGTTCGCCCAATACGTTTTAGATCCTCGACATCGTCTTTATGGTCGACTCTGGCGACATCCTGTTCAATAATTGGCCCTTCGTCCAGCTCGTCGGTCACATAATGAGAGGTAGCACCAATCAGCTTTACACCGCGATCATATGCTCTTTCATAAGGATGTGCTCCCACAAATGCAGGCAGGAAGGAATGGTGAATGTTAATGATTGAATGAGGATGGGTAACGACAAATTCTGGTGAAAGAATTTGCATGTATCTGGCAAGAACAATGAGATCCGCTTGGTTTCCAACAAGCTCGAGCTGCTTTGCCTCAGCTTCCTTTTTCGTGTCTTTCGTAACTGGGATGTGGTGAAAAGGGATGCCCAGCATTTCGACACTTTCCCGTAAATCCTCATGATTGCTAATGACCATAGGAATGTTCACAAGTAAATCTCCTGCTTGCCAGCGCCAAAGAAGCTCTAGCAGGCAGTGACTCCCCTTCGATGCAAAGATGACCATATTTTTACGCTGAGATGCCCGTGAGAGCCTCCAATCCATTTGGAACTTTGTGGCTGCGTCGTTCATTTTCGTCTCGAAAACCGATAGAAATTGATCCATGTATGCTGATTCAAATTCAATTCTCAAGAAAAATTGCCCACCAGTAGGATCCGTTGTGTATTGACTGGATTCAATGATGTTCGCTCCTTGCATGTAAAGCAAATCAGAGACAGCGGCTACGATGCCTGGCTTGTCTGGACAGCTGATGAGCAACCTGGCGCGATGCTCATTGACCCTATCGTGCTTCTCCCAGCGTTCCGTGCGTATATGCTTCAACGTATGGCTCCCCCTTATATAACCTTATTTTCATTTGTCTGATCGTTAAATATCTCATCTAACATGTGCAGCTTTTTTTTAATGCTGTCTCTGTAACTTAGCATATAGGAAGCTGGATCTTTCGGGTTGGCAAACCGTTGAATTTTTCCTGTAGCTGGATCGACAAATTTGCTTGCCGCTCCACAGCCAATGCCTATAATGGTCTGCATTTCTTCCATAATCATAATATTGTATAGGCTCTCAAATCCAGCTTTTGCATACCCTGTATTTTCAAGGTTCCCAAGAATGTTCTTTTGACGATAAACATAATACGGCAAATAGTCGTGCTGTCCCATCCAATGCTCGGCAGCTTCCATCATACGAACGACCTCATCACGATCTGCCACTTTGTAGCGGTCACGATTTTTCGTCATTTTAGAGGCCCGTTTAAAGGACAGCGTGTGCACCGTCAACGACGTAGGCATCAGTTTTCTCGTCTCTTCCAATGTATAAAGAAATTCCTTCGTCGTCTCCCCGGGCAGGCCAATAATTAAATCCATATTGATATTGTCCAATCCCATGTCCTTGGCAAGCCAGTACTTTTCAATCGTTTCCTCGACACTGTGGTGCCTTCCGATCGCATCAAGTGTATTCTGGATATACGATTGAGGGTTAATGCTAATTCGATCGACGTTCCATTTCTTCATGACATCAATTTTTTCCGGTGTAATCGTATCCGGTCTACCTGCTTCCACAGTGAGCTCCCGAACATTTGCGACATCCGGCACTGTGGCATAAAGATGCTCATACAAATGATCCATCTCTTCAGCGGTAATACTTGTAGGCGTTCCACCACCAAAATAAATCGTCGTCACCCTGACATCGTTCTTACTGAGCCACTCTCCAATGGCTTCTATTTCTTCCTCAAGTGCTTTAAGAAAGCCACTCACCTGCCCACTAGCACGCCTAATTGCGTAAGCGGGAAACGTACAATACGCGCACTTTGTCGGACAATATGGAATGCCTATGTACAAACTGACTTCCTGTTTTAGAGCATACAAATCAGGCAGCGACGCCTGCTGCCTTTTTGTAATTCTATTCATAAGCCTTGTTTTATCAGGCTGTATTTTGTAAGTGCTTTGTAGCTGTGTTTCTATGGCTTCAGAATTTGCCCCTTCTCGAAGCTGATTATGAAACAGCTTTGTCGGACGAATGCCTGTTAAAAAGCCCCATGGCTGTGTGCGATCAGTCAGCTTTTCCAACGTGGCTAACAGCCCTTCATTAATGGCCCGTTTCACGAGGTCTTCTTCATCAGGTGCGACGGTTCGCTCTTCGATTAACGTCTTCTCTGCTGTAATCAATGTAACAGTAAGTTTAGTACCTTCTTGTTGAATGACGACCTCCATGTCGGCATCCGCCTCATCGGAACAAATCGTCGTTGTTTCAAAGAACAAATCGGCTATTCGTCGAATCGAAGGATGCAGTCGTTCTGAGGCTCCTGTGATGCGGATCATTTTCATCCTTGCCTGTCATCCCTTTCGTCAGTTGCTGTAACCAAGTGTACAGAACCAACGTCAGAAAAGCAATTGCGAAAAAAGCCGTTATTTGCGTAGCGTCAAGGAATGGACAAAGCTCGTATCAAGCTGTTTTCGGAAAAGTTCTTTGATCATATAGGCGACGCCATTTTCATCGTTTGAACGAGTAATCCAGTCCGATGCTTTTTTCACTTCAAACGGGGCATTGCCCATTGATACGCCAACCCCCGCAAAACGGATCATGCCCATGTCGGACGCATCATCACCAATGGCGACAATTTCAGCGGCCGGCACTTCGAGCATTCTCGCCAACTGCTGCAGTCCATACGCCTTATTCACGCCTGATGGGAGAATGGATAGGTGGTGTTTTCCTTCTTTAATAATTGTGAGCTCTGGGAAAGCTGACGCAATGTAATCCTCTGCTTTTTCGAGCACATGGTCATCGTAAAAATGGCAATCCACTTTAGGACAATCGAGTGGATGATCTCTCACATGGTCCCCAAGTGATTCAACAAATTGGATTGGATACATGACAGGATCACCTAAACCAAAGACTGTTTTTGACACAAGTTGTGGTTTGGATGGGTGGCTGTTGCCAATGGCATACTTCTCATGCATTAAACGTATGCTGCACTTAAATGTCTCTAAAATTTGCACAACGCCAAAAATAATATCGCTATTCAGCCGACGATTGACTACTGGGAATTCAGTGTCCTTGCTGACGTAAGCCCCGCCATGCGTAATTAAATCCTCTGGTATTTTCAAGGCCTTGGCAACTTTACGAGCAGAAAGAAAATGCCGGTTCGTGACTAAAGTGACATGTACGCCTTTGTCTCTTACATACTGAACAGCCTCTTTGGTTTGCTTCGTCAGTCGTCCGTTCGACTTCAGGAGCGTACCGTCTACATTTAAAGCAAGCAAGCGATAGACCATTTGCATGCTCCTCCTTTTTTCGTTTCTGTTCCCACTTTATGAAAGCAAGTCAGGCAATAGAACTGCTTGAACAGGAGGATATTCGTTTGTAGAGGTAGATGTGACCAATCAAGGGGCCAGCTGTAGCGTGAGCAAGAAAAAAAGCGTTAACAAAACAAAAGCAGCCACTAGCAAGACTCCTGTGGCAAAGAAAACGCGACGAGGTACTTTCGAGTTGATGTTGCACTTGTACCAGTAAGGTGTAAAGAAAATACGACCGCTTCGTCAAAATACTTCGCTTTCCGCGGGCACGGCTTCAGCTTCCTCGGAGTCTTGCTTTCCTCCGGGATCTTCAGCTCGCGCTGTTCCCGCTGGAGTCTGCGTATTTTGACTACGCTGATGTTTCTTTCTGCGTAAATTGTTTTTATTTTGTCTGGGTCTCGTATAGCGGAGAAACGGAAAAGCGAGTTGAACCATATTGCTTTAGGAAACAAGACAAGTAAGCGCATCGTTACATGCAAAGTTATAACACCTAATGTAGATTCAGCAGTGGACTTCATGTTTGTTTGTGATTCAAACAACTTTCGCAGTGCAAAATCAACTTCAACGTTAGCTGTGCTTGAGTGGAGACAATCTGAATTAGGTCTATTGAAATAAGGAGAAAACCACTTACTTTATTTAGTAAAGTGAAGATACCAACGTTCACTATCTTATACCGCCTAAAGAAATGAAGCTTCATTTCTTTAGGCTAAGAATTCTTCAACATATGAAATTAGCTGGAATGAGTAAAATCCAGAACATAATTGTTTTAGCCGTGTCAGAACAATAAAAAGCGTAATAAATCAAAAGCAGCCACTAGCGAGACTCCAGCGGCAAAGAAAACACGATGAGGTCCTTTCGAATCGATGTTGCACTTGTACCCGTAGGGTGTAAAAGCGAGCTAAGCGAGACCCCACAGAGCGCGCAAGCGATCGAGGAGGCTCGCAGTTCGCCCGCGGAAAGCGAGCGTATGGCAGCTTGTATAAAAAGCAACCACAACAATCAACTTCGGGTTTATCCAGCTGTATCTAGGTGTATGATAATTATCTAGGCACGTGTAAAGCAGCTCTCCACAAAGAAAAAACTCCTAGAATCGATTTCGATCCTAGGAGTTTTGTCATCTTATTCGTTTTCGTTGTCAAAGCCTTCGTAAAGTTGCTCAAGTGGCTTCATGATGATTTTATTTACATCTGTCAGCGTTTGAGAAAGTCGTTGCTCTGATTCCATGACTTTTGAAATCACGTCATGCTGCTGAACAAGCTGCGCTTGTTTTTGGGCTTGTTCAATTTCTTCTTGTGAAATTTCTTCGCCTTGCATTTGCTTTTGTTGCAAGCTCATTTGCACTTGGCGGAAATTATCAAACAGTTTTTTACCTGTTTCATCTGCTTGTAGTTGGGCATAAAGTTCTTGTAATTCTTTGTAATCATTACTATTTCGAATTGCTGTTTCTAGCGCGTACGCTTCATCATATACATTTGCCAATTGAATCCCTCCAAAAAACCATTATGCCCTCATCGTAACAAAAGTTTTTCCTTACGTACACCGAGAGCCCTTATAGCGGAAAAATGAGCACAAACAATGCTTGAACTAAGCCAATCAACCCACCTAGGAACGCACCTAAATACGTAATCATGGACAGCTCTCTTTTTGAAATACCTAGTACAAGCTCCTCTAATCGTTGCACTGGATAGGCGGACACCTGCTTTTCAACGATGTCATGAAGCTTTAATAGTGAAAACCACGTCTGAAGGTGCTCGACCACATAAGCAAAGAGCCTTTTGTAGGCCGTTCGCCAAAGCTTTTTCAAGGAAATAACCCTTTCCTCAGTCAAAAGTGTCGCTACTGGCTGTTGCAACCATCTCTCCCACGGCCACTTTTCAACAAAGTCCTTTGCAAACATTGGAATGATTTCTTCGGCCGTAGCCGATAACCCCTTCTCCACTTCAGTTAACGGTTTTTGCAGCAGGGCTCGCCATTCCTTTTCTACAAAGGTTTGTACCATCGGTCGCATTTGCTCACGTTTCATAAAACCAACAAGCTCTTGTTGAATGCGATCCTCAAGCCGCTCCTGACCAAACAGCATTTGCACCATGCCGAACATACGATGGTGGGAGTCAAAAAAATCATTCACTGCATGACGGATGTCCTCCTTGCCTTGATCGCTCTCCAACCATGTAATGCCTTTTTGCAATAACACTGCTGACACCTCAGGAATCTTGTCTTCAATGGAATGCTTCCACTTTTCAGGAAGAACTTCTCCGATCGATTCCTCGCTGTGCGCTCTCCACCACGTTGTTATATGCTGTTGCAGGATGTGCTGTACGGTTTCCGGTGCTTTTTGTTGAAGGTTAATGCCAAAACGCTCTCCAAGCTGCTGAACCGTCATTTGTTCATGAGCCCATTCATCTATATATGAAACTCCTTTTGCCTCCATCCAATCCGTCACCTTTTCCTGCTGCAATAAGTCAAGGAACTGCTTTGGCGTCACAAGGTGTTCGGCGACTGTTTTTCCAAAGCTTTTTGCCATTTCTTCTCTTCGTTTTGGAATTAAGCCTGGAGTAAAAGGCAAACGCCAAGATCCGATATAGATTGGGTGGAATGGACGAAAAAGCATTTTGATGGCTAAATAGTTTGTTGCTCCGCCCACGGCAGCACCAACAAAAGCCATAAAGCTAAATAATATTACGGTATCCATACAGAGTCTTCCTTTCTCTATAGAAAAGACGAAGCATGCGCATGCCAGTCTATGCATAGTGTAGTCTTAGCCATCATACCGTCGCACATCCCTCCTGTCCATGAATGAGGTACCCCATTATCAACCCAATAAAGAGGAGGCAAAAGACATGTCTCAACATTTTCGATTACTTGTGGAGCCTTCGGACGATTTGTTTTTCCACCTACCTAAAACGTTACTCTCCATCCCAGAGCAGTTGTCCATAACGTTTGGAAACCAACAGCGCTCTGTAAAGTGCCAAACGAATACGACTGATGAGCTTCTAATTAGCCAGGCATTACAAAACCAATTAAGACTTCCAGCTACGTTGACTGAGGTTCCCCTTTGGCTGGACAGTGACGAGAAGAGCGTAAAGATTGGGCCGCTTGTCGGTATTGTTACGGCTGGCTTTATGGACGATGCAAATTCTCCATTAGGCAAACGGTCAGCTGCGTTCAAGCAACTGCTTCAGCATGGCATCACAACAGGGGTTTTACCGTTCGTCTTCGGACATCATCATGTTGATTGGCAGGCGCTCACTGTGACGGCCTGGACACTTGTGGATGATGAATGGGAGCGAGCGACCTTCCCATTTCCAGAAGTCATTTATGATAAAATTCCCAACCGACAAATTGAAGAACGGTATGAATTTACAGCACTTCGCTATAAAACGACGAAAGAATTGCACATCCCTTGGTTTAATAACGGCTTTTTTAATAAAGAAGACATTTATGCTAAGCTGCTGCAAGGGACGAAAACAAAAGCCCTGCTACCAGAAACGTTGCTATCTCCTGACAGGCTGAGTGCAGAGGCATTTTTAGAAAAGTATGACACGGTCTATATCAAACCATCGACCGGTAGCTTTGGTCGAGGCATTTTTTACGTTACTAAAGAGGATAAAGGACAGTATGCTTGTGCCTATTATTCCCAAGACAAGACCATTCAAAAGCACGGGCTCTCATTTTCACAGCTGTTTGCTATTATTTC
This portion of the Aureibacillus halotolerans genome encodes:
- the yhaM gene encoding 3'-5' exoribonuclease YhaM — its product is MKKGVTFCEVGEQFSDFLLIKSSTRGTASNGKPFLTLMLQDQSGEIEAKLWDAGPEDETTYKAENIVKVLGDVQSYRGRQQLKIKKIRPSTDTDSVSIADFLETAPQPKEELMDEINSCIFEMKNSNLQRVTRHLVKKHQVAFLEYPAATKNHHEFVSGLAYHVVYMLKLAKSMCSIYPSLDADLLYAGVILHDLGKTTELSGPISTQYTVEGNLIGHISLMVTEIADAAKELDIHTEEMTMLQHLVLSHHGKGEWGSPKPPMLKEAEILHYLDNIDAKMNMMDRALERTKPGDYTERIFALDNRKFYKPFYQNQS
- a CDS encoding GbsR/MarR family transcriptional regulator, with protein sequence MPPADEEWRKYEHTKEQFIHIVAKNMNLYGITPSVGRLYGALYFSDDSMTLDDMRDALGMSKTSMSTGVRQLMDLKMVEPVFKRGVRKDLYASEEDWYKSFTALFSIKWKKSVQKNLEELREARHSLQELGVQTEDKGLQEHISKDIVRLDYAYEYYEWLLRLIDTMESGEIFDFVPKRHEHNDDVNG
- a CDS encoding YlbF family regulator; amino-acid sequence: MANVYDEAYALETAIRNSNDYKELQELYAQLQADETGKKLFDNFRQVQMSLQQKQMQGEEISQEEIEQAQKQAQLVQQHDVISKVMESEQRLSQTLTDVNKIIMKPLEQLYEGFDNENE
- the purU gene encoding formyltetrahydrofolate deformylase is translated as MKHIRTERWEKHDRVNEHRARLLISCPDKPGIVAAVSDLLYMQGANIIESSQYTTDPTGGQFFLRIEFESAYMDQFLSVFETKMNDAATKFQMDWRLSRASQRKNMVIFASKGSHCLLELLWRWQAGDLLVNIPMVISNHEDLRESVEMLGIPFHHIPVTKDTKKEAEAKQLELVGNQADLIVLARYMQILSPEFVVTHPHSIINIHHSFLPAFVGAHPYERAYDRGVKLIGATSHYVTDELDEGPIIEQDVARVDHKDDVEDLKRIGRTIERNVLARAVTWHVEDRVIVHGNKTVVFQ
- a CDS encoding Cof-type HAD-IIB family hydrolase is translated as MVYRLLALNVDGTLLKSNGRLTKQTKEAVQYVRDKGVHVTLVTNRHFLSARKVAKALKIPEDLITHGGAYVSKDTEFPVVNRRLNSDIIFGVVQILETFKCSIRLMHEKYAIGNSHPSKPQLVSKTVFGLGDPVMYPIQFVESLGDHVRDHPLDCPKVDCHFYDDHVLEKAEDYIASAFPELTIIKEGKHHLSILPSGVNKAYGLQQLARMLEVPAAEIVAIGDDASDMGMIRFAGVGVSMGNAPFEVKKASDWITRSNDENGVAYMIKELFRKQLDTSFVHSLTLRK
- a CDS encoding DUF488 domain-containing protein, translating into MSFQIKRIYEAPEQSDGTRVLVDRVWPRGMSKEDARLDDWVKDITPSTELRKWFQHDPDKFKEFSKRYKLELTSKVATEAIRQLRNQASKQTVTLLYAAKDETYNHAHVLLEVLERPPS
- a CDS encoding YheC/YheD family protein, with translation MSQHFRLLVEPSDDLFFHLPKTLLSIPEQLSITFGNQQRSVKCQTNTTDELLISQALQNQLRLPATLTEVPLWLDSDEKSVKIGPLVGIVTAGFMDDANSPLGKRSAAFKQLLQHGITTGVLPFVFGHHHVDWQALTVTAWTLVDDEWERATFPFPEVIYDKIPNRQIEERYEFTALRYKTTKELHIPWFNNGFFNKEDIYAKLLQGTKTKALLPETLLSPDRLSAEAFLEKYDTVYIKPSTGSFGRGIFYVTKEDKGQYACAYYSQDKTIQKHGLSFSQLFAIISDAGIRLDGCVLQEGIALHKHQGRPVDYRVHMNKDEKGVWQLSGIAAKLALVDNPTTHIKHGGTVLPAEHVLGRDASKRDKKNKMIQQAFDVCQWLDHHYNEEIGEIGIDMAESESQQWYVIEVNSKPGKSAFSHPALSGELSTVQKMPFAYAKHLSKQNRKRMLTSPPSHTT
- the tnpA gene encoding IS200/IS605 family transposase, encoding MAGYKKSSHPVYDIKYHVIWVTKYRYKVLKGPIAVKVRELIRQGCEARGIFILQGSVGKDHIHLLLSCPPSIAPSKIMHYLKGRSSRLLQDQFPDLKKKYWGQHLWARGYFCATVGTVDEETIRNYIANQLNDEKEDIIKIEE
- a CDS encoding coproporphyrinogen III oxidase, which translates into the protein MKMIRITGASERLHPSIRRIADLFFETTTICSDEADADMEVVIQQEGTKLTVTLITAEKTLIEERTVAPDEEDLVKRAINEGLLATLEKLTDRTQPWGFLTGIRPTKLFHNQLREGANSEAIETQLQSTYKIQPDKTRLMNRITKRQQASLPDLYALKQEVSLYIGIPYCPTKCAYCTFPAYAIRRASGQVSGFLKALEEEIEAIGEWLSKNDVRVTTIYFGGGTPTSITAEEMDHLYEHLYATVPDVANVRELTVEAGRPDTITPEKIDVMKKWNVDRISINPQSYIQNTLDAIGRHHSVEETIEKYWLAKDMGLDNINMDLIIGLPGETTKEFLYTLEETRKLMPTSLTVHTLSFKRASKMTKNRDRYKVADRDEVVRMMEAAEHWMGQHDYLPYYVYRQKNILGNLENTGYAKAGFESLYNIMIMEEMQTIIGIGCGAASKFVDPATGKIQRFANPKDPASYMLSYRDSIKKKLHMLDEIFNDQTNENKVI
- a CDS encoding DinB family protein; its protein translation is MLTLFQYNWQVREDWFSWCEGISEEELLKQRVGGPGSLLYTLFHIVDVEYSWLVGLQGKEEPEEPPFEHYATLQKVKQLSHEYHMEVVRPFVKAWTDDMEAQTLSETNANGETISFRHGEVMRHVIAHEIHHVGQLSVWAREIGKPPITANLINRGLFDKQ
- a CDS encoding YjcZ family sporulation protein — protein: MSATGYGRGSAFTFVVVLFILLIVVGAGASGYC
- a CDS encoding DUF445 domain-containing protein — translated: MDTVILFSFMAFVGAAVGGATNYLAIKMLFRPFHPIYIGSWRLPFTPGLIPKRREEMAKSFGKTVAEHLVTPKQFLDLLQQEKVTDWMEAKGVSYIDEWAHEQMTVQQLGERFGINLQQKAPETVQHILQQHITTWWRAHSEESIGEVLPEKWKHSIEDKIPEVSAVLLQKGITWLESDQGKEDIRHAVNDFFDSHHRMFGMVQMLFGQERLEDRIQQELVGFMKREQMRPMVQTFVEKEWRALLQKPLTEVEKGLSATAEEIIPMFAKDFVEKWPWERWLQQPVATLLTEERVISLKKLWRTAYKRLFAYVVEHLQTWFSLLKLHDIVEKQVSAYPVQRLEELVLGISKRELSMITYLGAFLGGLIGLVQALFVLIFPL